One Fusarium poae strain DAOMC 252244 chromosome 4, whole genome shotgun sequence DNA window includes the following coding sequences:
- a CDS encoding hypothetical protein (TransMembrane:12 (i45-63o83-107i119-140o146-167i179-201o213-235i282-301o331-350i362-380o386-407i419-440o452-472i)), producing MATSETQAYLDSTPEEVGSSYPPQTGIFKHISRVIPYFKNPRHVLLLKLDCLLLTWTFIAGIMKEMDQSATTQAYVSGMREALGLYGNELVMFNTFFSIGYAIGLVPGQLAQTRVRPSIFLPTCEIIWGLFVLVTCQAKSATTIYVLRFFLGLFSAVFWPSVVSLIFNWYTPKELAFRIACFNVSDVAGAMFLGALQAALYRNLNGAHGIAGWQWLFIVSGVITIAQGIVGFFVIPDTPAYTRAKWLTEDEKKLSRERMGDFGAKTSKLIPTSVLKNKLRKLITHPVTFFFLCAFVMNAWAHRANSYFVLYIESLKDSAGNRIYSTYQVNILPLGGYAMQICTNLILNGLSDWKHWRWQISSGCAFILGIMLSVLCAWPSDNKVVMGFYFMTYAVNAGSPALMAWFAELMRKEPEARSIVVALTVMVVYIGHATIPLRAFRVSDAPQYPIGFPLTTAFSFGSVFVQLGLLWWSRRNPQLMQNGYEGSSIDSRASDEESSGGVEKDGEYSTKEKTSPVVSKIDG from the exons ATGGCCACCTCTGAAACACAAGCATATCTTGACTCAACACCAGAAGAGGTTGGGTCTTCGTATCCTCCTCAGACAGGCATCTTTAAGCACATCTCCCGAGTCATTCCCTACTTCAAGAACCCACGACATGTACTACTCCTCAAGCTTGACTGCCTTCTTCTCACGTGGACCTTCATCGCTGGTATCATGAAGGAGATGGACCAGTCTGCTACAACACAAGCTTATGTTTCAGGAATGCGAGAGGCACTGGGTTTGTATGGAAATGAGTTGGTCATGTTTAATACCTTCTTTTCCATAGGGTACGCCATTGGCCTTGTTCCTGGGCAGTTGGCTCAGACGAGG GTTCGACCATCCATCTTTCTCCCAACCTGCGAGATTATCTGGGGACTCTTCGTCTTGGT AACCTGCCAAGCCAAAAGCGCAACCACAATCTACGTTCTTCGCTTCTTCCTCGGCCTCTTCTCCGCCGTCTTCTGGCCCAGCGTCGTCTCCCTCATCTTCAACTGGTACACGCCCAAGGAACTCGCCTTTCGAATCGCCTGCTTCAACGTATCCGACGTCGCAGGCGCCATGTTTCTCGGCGCTCTCCAAGCAGCTCTGTACCGCAACCTAAACGGCGCCCATGGCATCGCCGGATGGCAGTGGTTGTTTATCGTTTCGGGCGTCATCACCATCGCCCAGGGCATCGTGGGCTTTTTTGTCATTCCCGATACACCTGCCTACACTCGTGCCAAGTGGTTGACCgaagacgagaagaagcTCTCACGAGAGCGCATGGGAGACTTTGGAGCCAAGACTTCAAAGCTTATTCCTACTTCGGTTCTGAAGAACAAGTTGCGCAAGCTGATTACTCACCCTGTCacctttttcttcctctgcGCGTTTGTCATGAATGCTTGGGCGCATCGAGCAAACTCGTACTTTGTTCTGTACATCGAGAGTCTCAAGGACAGCGCGGGAAACCGCATCTACAGCACGTACCAAGTCAACATCCTTCCCTTGGGTGGTTATGCCATGCAGATCTGTACAAACCTGATCCTCAACGGCTTGTCGGACTGGAAGCACTGGAGATGGCAGATCAGTTCAGGTTGTGCCTTTATACTCGGTATCATGCTGAGTGTGCTCTGTGCCTGGCCATCTGACAACAAGGTCGTTATGGGTTTCTACTTTATGACCTACGCCGTCAACGCAGGAAGTCCGGCCCTGATGGCCTGGTTTGCCGAGTTGATGCGAAAGGAACCCGAAGCACGATCCATCGTTGTTGCTCTTACCGTCATGGTCGTCTACATTGGGCATGCGACCATCCCTCTTCGTGCCTTTAGGGTTTCTGACGCACCTCAGTATCCGATCGGATTCCCCCTCACCACTGCGTTCTCGTTTGGGTCTGTATTTGTGCAGCTTGGCTTGTTGTGGTGGTCTCGAAGGAACCCTCAACTTATGCAGAACGGTTATGAGGGTTCTTCTATCGATTCACGAGCATCTGATGAGGAGAGCTctggtggtgttgagaaaGATGGAGAGTACTCTACCAAGGAGAAGACGAGCCCTGTTGTTTCCAAGATCGATGGATGA
- a CDS encoding hypothetical protein (TransMembrane:12 (i59-79o91-114i135-163o183-203i215-237o257-278i299-317o337-358i396-416o422-444i456-474o494-513i)), giving the protein MSKHDSGSTSTGAMEPAIDQKPRRNSKASGSGNPDAADQLLENLGYKAELSRNRSTFQVAFMSFVLASIPYGLATTLAYPLIGGGPVNVIWGWLAVSLIIVCVAASLGEITSVYPTAGGVYYQAFMLSPPRWRRIASWICGWLYIVGNITITLAVNFGTALFIVSCVNVFESSPGVGVMSGEAYQVFLVFLGLTFLCNAVSALGNKYLPWIDTAAVFWTFAGVIAIVVCVLALAKGGRRDAAYVFGHFEANSGWPKGWSFCVGLLHAAYATSSTGMIISMCEEVQNPSVQVPKAMVATIFINTFAGLLFIIPLMFVLPDLQEVILSAQPVPFIIKTAVGSSGGAFGLLFPLIVLAIICGIGCTTATSRCTWAFARDGAIPGAKWWSKVNTSLDVPLNAMMLSMVVQIILGVIYFGSSAAFNAFSGVGVICLTASYATPIAISLATGRKQVQTGKFYLGKLGAVANVIAIAWSLLAMPLFCMPSVVPVTAETVNYAPVVFVFACLVSGIWYWAWGHKNYAGPPTHED; this is encoded by the exons ATGTCCAAACACGACTCGGGCAGCACCAGTACTGGTGCAATGGAGCCCGCAATTGACCAAAAGCCTCGACGAAACTCCAAAGCCTCGGGCTCAGGCAACCCAGACGCTGCCGATCAGCTCCTCGAGAACCTTGGCTACAAGGCTGAGCTGTCGCGAAACCGTTCGACTTTCCAGGTCGCCTTCATGTCCTTCGTCCTCGCTTCTATTCCCTACGGTCTCGCTACAACCCTGGCTTACCCTCTGATTGGCGGCGGTCCCGTCAACGTTATCTGGGGATGGCTCGCCGTCTCTCTCATTATTGTCTGTGTCGCTGCTTCTCTTGGTGAAATCACCAGTGTCTATCCTACAGCTGGAG GCGTCTACTACCAAGCTTTCATGCTCTCCCCTCCACGATGGCGTCGCATCGCAAGCTGGATCTGCGGCTGGTTATACATTGTCGGAAACATTACCATTACCCTCGCTGTCAACTTCGGTACCGCCCTCTTCATTGTCTCGTGTGTCAATGTCTTCGAGTCGAGCCCCGGTGTCGGTGTCATGTCTGGAGAGGCCTACCAGGTCTTCCTCGTCTTCCTCGGCCTTACATTCCTTTGCAACGCCGTCTCTGCGCTCGGAAACAAATACCTTCCCTGGATTGAT ACTGCTGCTGTGTTCTGGACTTTTGCTGGTGTCATTGCCATTGTCGTTTGTGTCCTCGCTTTGGCCAAGGGAGGCCGTCGCGATGCTGCTTACGTCTTTGGTCATTTCGAGGCCAACTCTGGATGGCCCAAGGGCTGGTCTTTCTGTGTCGGTCTCCTTCACGCTGCCTACGCTACTTCTTCCACTGGAATGATCATCTC CATGTGTGAGGAAGTTCAGAACCCTTCGGTCCAAGTCCCCAAAGCCATGGTCGccaccatcttcatcaacaccTTCGCTGgtctcctcttcatcatcccGTTGATGTTCGTCCTCCCCGATCTCCAAGAAGTCATCCTCTCCGCCCAGCCAGtgcccttcatcatcaagaccGCTGTTGGCAGCTCCGGTGGCGCCTTTGGACTCCTCTTCCCTCTCATCGTCCTCGCCATCATCTGCGGTATTGGCTGCACGACTGCCACTTCTCGATGCACATGGGCTTTCGCTCGTGACGGTGCCATCCCCGGTGCCAAGTGGTGGTCCAAGGTCAACACTTCGCTCGACGTTCCTCTCAACGCCATGATGCTCAGCATGGTCGTCCAGATCATCCTTGGTGTCATCTACTTCGGTTCATCTGCCGCCTTCAACGCCTTCTCTGGTGTCGGTGTCATTTGCTTGACTGCTTCATACGCCACTCCCATCGCCATCAGTCTCGCCACCGGTCGCAAGCAGGTCCAGACTGGCAAGTTCTACCTTGGCAAGTTGGGCGCTGTCGCCAATGTCATCGCTATCG CTTGGTCCCTCCTCGCCATGCCTCTCTTCTGCATGCCCTCCGTCGTCCCCGTCACCGCCGAAACCGTCAACTACGCTcccgtcgtcttcgtcttcgcgTGCTTGGTCTCTGGAATTTGGTACTGGGCCTGGGGTCACAAGAACTACGCTGGTCCCCCCACACACGAGGACTAG
- a CDS encoding hypothetical protein (BUSCO:54037at5125) encodes MSGLDAQEIAAAYDAVRSDKDTTNWLLISYASAVGNKLTLTKTGTGGLSELVGELDDGQVQYGYVRVEYANDKESTRVKFALVVWIGENTKVMRKARVSIESGDVKRQLSHHSIAVTTGDKSELDERDIVVRLRKAGGADYNGGRG; translated from the coding sequence ATGTCTGGTCTGGACGCACAAGAAATAGCCGCCGCCTACGATGCCGTGCGCTCCGACAAGGATACCACCAACTGGCTCCTAATCTCGTACGCGTCGGCCGTGGGCAACAAGCTGACGCTCACCAAGACGGGCACGGGCGGTCTCTCTGAGCTGGTGGGCGAGCTTGACGACGGGCAGGTCCAGTACGGCTACGTGCGCGTCGAGTACGCCAACGACAAGGAGAGCACGCGCGTCAAGTTTGCGCTGGTGGTCTGGATTGGAGAAAACACAAAGGTGATGCGCAAGGCTCGCGTTAGCATCGAGAGCGGAGACGTCAAGAGGCAGCTTTCGCATCACAGCATTGCCGTCACGACGGGGGATAAGTCCGAGTTGGATGAGAGGGATATCGTGGTTCGGTTGAGGAAGGCTGGTGGTGCTGATTACAATGGAGGACGGGGTTAA
- a CDS encoding hypothetical protein (BUSCO:22614at5125~CAZy:CBM21): MPYTPPSHRSPASSASTSPVASRRSSLQSSPRPSLPRSASYLTKHRRTPSASALSDGSTGTLTPQGTSEDLKSMGTAVPSSVRQSPPPVTDERTMPMGAIISPPDSASSGSDDEEQGPQIRGRKLDKALRDAVSPIPMQRTSSPERTQQIKHQDSTETLQLRPRKDNMHLSFSTSALGDLAKGRKMGHVRSATEPNAGLNKDNSQSVSEEETDEDLLKKPQMVRKKSGELVRPALRPSSRRRPSSMPGTPIFSKAVHFDSHLEHVRHFLQVDRPLAVSAGSSPIDSYESDTEYPFPGNGKQTARAPPFEWEILTTNFPHDSVARKSLPVRLEKVWLSADQKSLLGSVAVANIAFNKAVTCRFTLDYWKTTSEVAADYSHEIRPRETPLGHDRFTFSIKLADTANLESKTLFLCVRYTVNGQEYWDNNTNSNFQVDFRKKHLPMNGKNNFQGASSRSAGGLPRSNRRTSNANVPRPKSMPVGFGEFGDDAKLSYDQPIHEFLGESENSTGGLRLKSKSAGNLASDNLSKDFGSPSGLAFSNRYDFGASLSAAVQAAKEKEAAQDKDGLYMKANVRSSKPILVVPQPPTTVKSPTMATGATSPNSTISSSSYEELVNKYCFFGSKQSSPSMMDGTLSGARFDPATAGNHRHTTSLGSPNGYTHHAGPAAHHTLQLGGAFSPQSGSSTPKDGFRANTASPSPRPSATARSASPAFVSFDGTPSNDLSYHVQQQLMDRFPWSGDGHATAIRG, from the exons ATGCCTTACACGCCGCCCTCCCACCGATCTCCCGCCTCCTCAGCCTCTACATCACCTGTAGCGAGCCGGAGGTCGTCGCTTCAATCGAGCCCTCGACCTAGCCTACCACGATCTGCCTCATATCTTACAAAGCATCGACGAACACCTTCAGCTTCTGCTCTTAGCGATGGATCGACAGGAACGCTGACACCGCAGGGGACTTCGGAGGACCTCAAGAGCATGGGTACAGCAGTTCCTTCTAGCGTGCGGCAATCACCACCACCTGTGACAGACGAGCGCACGATGCCCATGGGTGCTATCATCTCCCCACCTGACTCCGCTTCCTCCGGTAGCGACGATGAGGAGCAAGGTCCCCAAATCCGAGGTCGAAAGCTTGACAAGGCTCTACGAGACGCCGTCAGCCCAATCCCCATGCAGCGCACATCATCACCCGAACGAACACAACAGATCAAGCACCAAGACAGCACGGAAACGTTGCAGCTTCGGCCCCGCAAAGACAACATGCACCTCAGCTTTAGCACAAGTGCACTTGGTGATCTTGCCAAGGGACGCAAGATGGGTCACGTTCGATCAGCTACCGAACCCAACGCTGGCCTAAACAAGGACAACTCACAGTCTGTGTCAGAGGAGGAGACTGACGAAGACTTGCTTAAGAAGCCTCAAATGGTACGCAAGAAGTCTGGTGAGCTCGTCCGACCTGCACTTCGTCCCTCTTCACGCCGTCGCCCCTCAAGCATGCCTGGTACCCCCATCTTCTCCAAGGCTGTCCACTTCGATTCACACCTTGAGCACGTCCGACACTTCCTCCAAGTGGATCGACCTCTTGCTGTGAGCGCTGGCTCTTCACCTATCGACAGCTATGAGAGCGATACCGAGTACCCCTTCCCTGGCAACGGCAAGCAGACTGCCCGTGCCCCTCCTTTCGAATGGGAGATCCTCACAACCAACTTCCCTCACGACTCTGTGGCTCGTAAGTCGTTGCCTGTCCGACTCGAGAAGGTTTGGCTCTCGGCCGACCAGAAGTCTCTATTGGGTTCAGTGGCTGTCGCCAACATTGCCTTTAACAAGGCCGTTACATGCCGTTTCACCCTGGATTACTGGAAGACCACCTCGGAGGTCGCCGCCGACTACAGCCACGAGATCCGCCCCCGGGAAACACCGCTTGGCCATGACCGCTTTACCTTTTCCATCAAGCTCGCCGACACCGCCAACCTTGAGTCCAAGACCCTGTTCCTCTGCGTTCGCTACACCGTCAATGGACAGGAGTACTGggacaacaacaccaactcCAACTTCCAGGTCGACTTCCGCAAGAAGCATCTCCCTATGAATGGCAAGAACAACTTCCAGGGCGCTTCTTCTCGGTCGGCCGGTGGTCTTCCCCGGAGCAACCGACGCACCAGCAACGCCAACGTCCCTCGACCCAAGTCGATGCCTGTTGGCTTCGGTGAGTTTGGCGATGACGCGAAGCTCAGCTACGACCAACCCATCCACGAGTTTCTCGGCGAGTCTGAGAACAGCACTGGTGGTCTTCGCCTCAAGTCTAAGTCGGCTGGCAACCTGGCCAGTGACAACCTCTCTAAGGACTTTGGCTCACCCAGTGGCCTCGCCTTCTCCAACCGCTACGACTTTGGTGCTTCCCTCAGCGCTGCCGTCCAGGCtgccaaggagaaggaagccGCCCAGGACAAGGATGGTCTTTACATGAAGGCCAACGTCCGGAGTTCCAAGCCCATCCTCGTTGTCCCTCAGCCTCCCACCACTGTTAAGAGCCCCACGATGGCTACCGGAGCTACCTCTCCCAACTCTACAATCTCCAGCTCGTCATACGAGGAGCTGGTTAACAAGTACTGCTTT TTCGGATCAAAGCAGTCGAGCCCTAGCATGATGGACGGTACCCTCAGTGGTGCTCGCTTCGACCCGGCCACCGCTGGCAATCACCGCCATACCACCTCGCTTGGAAGTCCCAACGGGTACACCCACCACGCCGGCCCTGCAGCTCACCATACCCTTCAACTGGGTGGTGCTTTCAGCCCACAGTCGGGCTCTTCAACACCCAAGGATGGATTCCGTGCCAACACCGCATCGCCTTCCCCGAGACCCTCTGCCACTGCACGGTCGGCTTCACCCgcttttgtctcttttgaTGGTACTCCCTCTAACGACCTGTCGTACCATGTCCAACAACAATTGATGGACCGATTTCCCTGGTCAGGCGATGGCCATGCTACGGCGATCCGAGGATAG